In one window of Myxococcus virescens DNA:
- the hemN gene encoding oxygen-independent coproporphyrinogen III oxidase — MEPPRQEVPTPPEALLSRYDVSGPRYTSYPTAPEWRKDFGPEHLVERLEHAGSREHAEPLSLYVHLPFCRSLCWYCGCNVVISRDRAAADQYIDHLEMELDLVVQRLGWRRSLSQIHWGGGTPTFLDERQLERLWTALTRRFRIASDAEVAIEIHPAVTTPGQLTLLRSLGFNRVSMGLQDFDARVQAVTNRIQSPEETRALLEHARLLGFKGVNFDLIYGLPHQDAEGWARTLDTVLSMRPDRLAVYSFAFMPEVLKHQRRMPAEAIPSGRAKLELFRSAYSAFVSAGYRPIGMDHFAVPEDELARAQAERRLGRNFQGYTVKAASDVVAIGSTGISDVDGAYAQNVRALPRYYERVSQGCLATERGLSLTADDQRRRAVITRLMCNFWVDLGADGADYFAPELGRLRAFEADGLVTRTGSQLELTPMGRLFVRNVAMVFDAYLAGTERPRFSRTV, encoded by the coding sequence ATGGAGCCCCCCCGCCAGGAAGTCCCCACGCCACCCGAAGCCCTGCTGAGCCGGTACGACGTCTCCGGCCCTCGCTACACCAGCTACCCCACGGCGCCCGAGTGGCGGAAGGACTTCGGTCCGGAGCACCTGGTGGAGCGGCTCGAGCATGCAGGCTCCCGGGAGCACGCCGAGCCGCTGTCGCTCTACGTGCACTTGCCCTTCTGCCGCAGCCTCTGCTGGTACTGCGGCTGCAACGTCGTCATCAGCCGGGACCGGGCCGCGGCGGACCAGTACATCGATCATCTGGAGATGGAGCTGGACCTGGTGGTGCAGCGGCTCGGCTGGCGGCGCTCCTTGTCCCAGATTCACTGGGGTGGAGGGACGCCCACCTTCCTGGATGAGCGGCAGCTCGAACGGCTGTGGACGGCGCTCACCCGCCGCTTCCGCATCGCGTCGGACGCGGAGGTGGCCATCGAAATCCACCCGGCCGTGACGACGCCCGGCCAGCTCACGCTGCTGCGGAGCCTGGGCTTCAACCGCGTGTCCATGGGCCTGCAGGACTTCGACGCGCGCGTGCAGGCGGTCACCAACCGCATCCAGTCCCCGGAGGAGACGCGGGCGCTGCTGGAGCACGCGCGGCTGCTGGGCTTCAAGGGCGTGAACTTCGACCTCATCTACGGCCTGCCGCACCAGGACGCCGAGGGGTGGGCCCGCACGCTGGACACGGTGTTGTCGATGCGGCCGGACCGGCTGGCCGTCTACTCCTTCGCGTTCATGCCCGAGGTGCTGAAGCACCAGCGGCGCATGCCCGCGGAGGCCATTCCCAGCGGGCGCGCCAAGCTGGAGTTGTTCCGCTCCGCCTACTCGGCCTTTGTGTCCGCGGGCTATCGGCCCATCGGCATGGACCACTTCGCCGTGCCCGAGGACGAACTGGCGCGCGCGCAGGCCGAGCGCCGGCTGGGCCGTAACTTCCAGGGCTACACCGTCAAGGCCGCGTCGGACGTGGTGGCCATTGGCAGCACCGGCATCAGCGACGTGGATGGCGCGTATGCGCAGAATGTCCGCGCGCTGCCGCGCTACTACGAGCGCGTCTCCCAGGGCTGCCTGGCCACGGAGCGGGGCTTGTCATTGACGGCGGACGATCAGCGCCGCCGCGCGGTCATCACCCGGCTCATGTGCAACTTCTGGGTGGACCTGGGGGCGGACGGCGCCGACTACTTCGCGCCGGAGCTGGGGCGGCTGCGCGCGTTCGAGGCCGATGGCCTGGTGACGCGCACCGGCTCGCAGCTGGAGCTGACGCCCATGGGGCGGCTCTTCGTCCGCAACGTGGCCATGGTGTTCGACGCGTATCTCGCGGGGACGGAGCGCCCCCGCTTTTCCCGCACGGTGTGA
- the ccoG gene encoding cytochrome c oxidase accessory protein CcoG, translated as MSAAPQRDGPRIDQLTSIHADGSRLALHPADVRGRFITRRRVGFAVLIAIYLALPLVEVGGHPAVHLDVAARRFYLFGGTYNAQDFWRVLFLLTSVGFGLLFFTAWLGRVWCGWACPQTVFLEALYRPIERFIDGPRERRLKAAKEPWTPGRVARAVLKHGAYVAVSLLISHAALSLFVSAGGLVAMVADGPVASPVAFTWAMAVTGALYFNFAWFREQLCVVVCPYGRLQSAMQDRDSLIVGYDTRRGEPRGRLIKAAPGVPAPPPRGDCVDCFKCVAVCPTGIDIRNGLQMDCLACAQCVDACDGVMDKLGRPRGLIRYDSLNGLDGQPRRVLRPRLFIYGALMLVAVVGLTLSLVRRVPFEANLLRFQGMPYVVEQGTVRNQFELHLVNKNPSETVLTIRVDSPVPAKVVVPQAQVTLASLESFRVPLFITVEQGGTELPFHFTVEVADAASGEVKRMEARFLGPAAKGG; from the coding sequence ATGTCGGCGGCACCGCAGCGGGATGGCCCGCGCATCGACCAGCTCACGTCCATCCACGCGGATGGTTCGCGGCTGGCGCTCCACCCGGCGGACGTTCGCGGCCGGTTCATCACTCGGCGGCGGGTGGGCTTCGCGGTCCTCATCGCCATCTACCTGGCCCTTCCACTGGTGGAGGTGGGGGGCCACCCGGCGGTGCACCTGGATGTGGCGGCGCGCCGCTTCTATCTCTTCGGGGGCACGTACAATGCGCAGGACTTCTGGCGCGTCCTGTTCTTGCTGACGTCGGTGGGCTTCGGCCTGCTGTTCTTCACCGCGTGGCTGGGACGCGTGTGGTGCGGCTGGGCGTGTCCCCAGACGGTGTTCCTGGAGGCGCTCTATCGTCCCATCGAGCGGTTCATCGATGGGCCCCGGGAGCGGCGGCTGAAGGCCGCGAAGGAGCCGTGGACGCCCGGGCGCGTGGCGCGGGCGGTGCTCAAGCATGGCGCGTACGTCGCGGTGTCGCTGCTCATCTCCCACGCGGCGTTGAGCCTCTTCGTCTCGGCGGGAGGGCTCGTCGCGATGGTGGCCGATGGCCCAGTGGCTTCGCCGGTGGCCTTCACCTGGGCCATGGCCGTGACGGGTGCGCTGTACTTCAACTTCGCGTGGTTCCGTGAGCAGCTCTGCGTGGTGGTGTGCCCGTATGGCCGCCTCCAGTCTGCGATGCAGGACCGGGACTCGCTCATCGTCGGCTATGACACGCGGCGCGGAGAACCCCGGGGCCGCCTCATCAAGGCCGCTCCGGGTGTCCCGGCCCCGCCTCCGCGCGGCGACTGCGTGGACTGCTTCAAGTGCGTGGCCGTGTGCCCCACGGGCATCGACATCCGCAATGGCTTGCAGATGGACTGTCTGGCGTGCGCGCAGTGCGTGGATGCGTGCGACGGCGTCATGGACAAGCTGGGCCGGCCGCGTGGGCTCATCCGCTATGACTCGCTCAACGGATTGGACGGGCAGCCGCGGCGGGTGCTCCGGCCCCGCTTGTTCATCTACGGCGCGTTGATGCTGGTGGCGGTGGTGGGCCTCACGCTGAGCCTGGTGCGGCGCGTGCCCTTCGAGGCGAACCTGCTGCGCTTCCAGGGCATGCCCTACGTCGTCGAGCAGGGCACGGTGCGCAACCAGTTCGAACTGCACCTGGTGAACAAGAATCCCTCCGAGACGGTGCTCACCATCCGCGTGGACAGTCCCGTGCCCGCGAAGGTGGTGGTGCCACAGGCGCAGGTGACGCTCGCCTCGCTGGAGAGCTTCCGAGTGCCGCTGTTCATCACCGTGGAGCAAGGCGGAACGGAGCTGCCGTTCCACTTCACCGTCGAGGTGGCCGACGCGGCCTCCGGTGAAGTGAAGCGCATGGAGGCCCGGTTCCTGGGACCTGCCGCCAAGGGCGGTTGA
- a CDS encoding c-type cytochrome translates to MSSDKPLVHSVYDGIEEHDNHLPNWWLFILWTSIIFSAGYWFWYHIAEAGPGQLGEYAAESAEVAKRASGNAPASDSMLLALAKDPASLESGKQVFQANCAACHGVQGQGSIGPNLTDAYWMHGGGPMAIHKVVADGVVAKGMPAWERTLGAERVKAVTAYLLTLKGTNAPGGKEPQGEPEQP, encoded by the coding sequence ATGAGCAGTGACAAGCCGCTGGTGCACTCCGTCTATGACGGCATCGAGGAACACGACAACCACCTGCCCAATTGGTGGCTGTTCATCCTCTGGACGTCCATCATCTTCAGCGCGGGGTACTGGTTCTGGTACCACATCGCCGAGGCGGGGCCCGGACAGCTCGGCGAGTACGCCGCTGAGTCCGCGGAGGTGGCGAAGCGCGCGTCCGGAAACGCGCCGGCGTCGGACAGCATGCTGCTCGCGCTGGCCAAGGACCCGGCCTCCCTGGAGAGCGGCAAGCAGGTGTTCCAGGCGAACTGCGCGGCCTGTCACGGCGTGCAGGGGCAGGGCTCCATCGGCCCCAACCTGACGGACGCGTACTGGATGCACGGTGGCGGGCCCATGGCCATCCACAAGGTCGTGGCGGACGGCGTGGTGGCCAAGGGCATGCCCGCGTGGGAGCGCACTCTGGGCGCCGAGCGCGTCAAGGCCGTCACCGCCTATCTGCTCACGCTCAAGGGCACCAACGCGCCTGGCGGCAAGGAGCCGCAGGGCGAGCCCGAGCAGCCGTAG
- a CDS encoding cbb3-type cytochrome oxidase subunit 3 — MYKQFYQGMSLTELPLFALVLFIAVFLGVVAWVFVARRSGDFDALARMPLSEQGEVRHEQ, encoded by the coding sequence ATGTACAAGCAATTCTATCAAGGGATGTCGCTCACCGAGCTGCCCCTCTTCGCCTTGGTCCTGTTCATCGCGGTGTTCCTCGGCGTCGTCGCCTGGGTGTTCGTGGCGCGGCGCAGCGGGGACTTCGACGCGCTCGCGCGGATGCCGCTGAGCGAGCAGGGGGAGGTCCGCCATGAGCAGTGA
- the ccoN gene encoding cytochrome-c oxidase, cbb3-type subunit I codes for MHQQRIIYDDTTVRRFIIASVLFGIVGMAVGALAASQLAWWQANLGIPYTTYSRLRPLHTNAVIFAFVGNMMFAGIYYSTQRLLKTRMASDLLSKIHFWGWQLIIVAAAISLPLGFTTSKEYAELEWPIDVAIAVIWVVFAINFFWTLAKRHEKNLYVAIWFYIATIVTVAVLHIVNSLALPLSGMKSYSVFAGVQDALVQWWYGHNAVAFFLTTPILGIMYYFLPKAAERPVYSYRLSIIHFWALVFIYIWAGPHHLLYTALPDWAQSLGMIFSVMLWAPSWGGMLNGLLTLKGAWYKLREDPVLKFLIAGVTFYGMATFEGPLLSIKSVSALGHYTDWIVGHVHSGALGWNGFMAAGMFYWLVPRLYGTKLHSPKAADAHFWLGTVGILLYMVSMWISGVTQGLMWQAANPDGTLLYPNFVETLLAIRPMYIVRFVGGSMYLVGFIMMAWNLWKTARAGKAVDGETTVVVEPPTPVAEPVPAKAPTPGWVQVVTGRPLVFAIAILTVTMFLGWAKPVRAVVLMGAIIALGEFAWIVTRRDREAGRPSWFGLIEGKPLAFTVLTLIAILIGGVAELLPTIMLKQAVPAHGQAQEPYSPLELQGRDLYVREGCYTCHSQMIRPFVAETQRYGDVSRAEEFIYDHPFQWGSKRTGPDLHRLGGKYPNLWHYTHMMDPRATSPGSNMPPYPWLAEQRIVVKDAPKKLALMQRLGVPYSNADVDGAEARQKRQAEGITADLAAQGVQVAWDSEMVAIISYLQRLGRGPQDLPAPPEKAPAPPDRLPAATIASEEGR; via the coding sequence GTGCATCAGCAACGAATCATCTATGACGACACCACGGTCCGGCGCTTCATCATCGCGTCGGTGCTGTTCGGCATCGTGGGAATGGCGGTAGGGGCGCTGGCGGCCAGTCAGCTCGCCTGGTGGCAGGCGAACCTGGGCATCCCCTACACGACCTACTCCCGCCTGCGCCCGCTGCACACGAACGCGGTCATCTTCGCCTTCGTGGGCAACATGATGTTCGCGGGCATCTACTACTCCACGCAGCGTCTGTTGAAGACGCGCATGGCGTCGGACCTGCTCTCGAAAATCCACTTCTGGGGCTGGCAGCTCATCATCGTCGCGGCGGCGATTTCGCTGCCCCTGGGCTTCACCACCTCCAAGGAGTACGCGGAGCTGGAGTGGCCCATCGACGTGGCCATCGCCGTCATCTGGGTCGTCTTCGCCATCAACTTCTTCTGGACGCTGGCGAAGCGCCACGAGAAGAACCTCTACGTCGCCATCTGGTTCTACATCGCGACCATCGTCACGGTGGCGGTGCTGCACATCGTCAACAGCCTGGCGCTGCCGCTGTCGGGGATGAAGAGCTACTCCGTCTTCGCAGGCGTCCAGGATGCGCTGGTGCAGTGGTGGTACGGCCACAACGCCGTCGCCTTCTTCCTCACCACGCCCATCCTGGGCATCATGTATTACTTCCTGCCCAAGGCGGCGGAGCGGCCGGTGTACTCGTACCGGCTGTCCATCATCCACTTCTGGGCGCTGGTCTTCATCTACATCTGGGCCGGTCCGCACCACCTGCTCTACACGGCGCTGCCGGACTGGGCGCAGTCGCTGGGCATGATTTTCAGCGTCATGCTGTGGGCGCCGTCGTGGGGCGGCATGCTCAACGGCCTGCTCACGCTGAAGGGCGCCTGGTACAAGCTGCGCGAGGACCCCGTCCTCAAGTTCCTCATCGCGGGCGTCACCTTCTACGGCATGGCCACCTTTGAAGGGCCGCTGCTGTCCATCAAGTCGGTGAGTGCGCTGGGCCACTACACGGACTGGATTGTCGGCCACGTCCACAGCGGCGCGCTGGGCTGGAACGGCTTCATGGCGGCCGGCATGTTCTACTGGCTGGTGCCCAGGCTGTACGGCACGAAGCTGCACTCGCCCAAGGCGGCGGACGCGCACTTCTGGCTCGGGACGGTGGGCATCCTCCTCTACATGGTGTCGATGTGGATCAGCGGCGTCACGCAGGGCCTCATGTGGCAAGCGGCGAACCCTGACGGCACGCTGCTCTACCCGAACTTCGTGGAGACGCTGCTGGCCATCCGGCCCATGTACATCGTCCGCTTCGTCGGCGGGTCCATGTACCTGGTGGGCTTCATCATGATGGCGTGGAACCTGTGGAAGACGGCCCGCGCCGGCAAGGCCGTGGACGGGGAGACCACCGTCGTCGTGGAGCCGCCCACGCCCGTCGCCGAGCCCGTCCCCGCCAAGGCCCCGACGCCCGGCTGGGTGCAGGTCGTCACGGGCCGGCCGTTGGTGTTCGCCATCGCCATCCTCACGGTGACGATGTTCCTCGGCTGGGCGAAGCCAGTGCGCGCGGTGGTGCTGATGGGCGCCATCATCGCGTTGGGCGAGTTCGCCTGGATTGTCACTCGCAGGGACCGTGAAGCAGGCCGTCCGTCGTGGTTCGGCCTCATCGAGGGCAAGCCGCTGGCCTTCACCGTGCTCACGCTCATCGCCATCCTGATTGGCGGTGTGGCGGAGCTGCTGCCCACCATCATGCTCAAGCAGGCGGTGCCGGCGCACGGCCAGGCGCAGGAGCCGTATTCGCCGCTGGAACTCCAGGGACGCGACCTCTACGTCCGCGAGGGTTGCTACACCTGCCACTCGCAGATGATTCGCCCCTTCGTGGCGGAGACGCAGCGCTACGGCGACGTGTCCCGCGCGGAGGAGTTCATCTACGACCACCCCTTCCAGTGGGGCAGCAAGCGCACCGGCCCGGACCTGCACCGGCTGGGCGGCAAGTACCCGAACCTCTGGCACTACACGCACATGATGGACCCTCGGGCGACGAGCCCCGGTTCCAACATGCCGCCGTACCCGTGGCTGGCCGAGCAGCGCATCGTCGTGAAGGACGCGCCGAAGAAGCTCGCGCTGATGCAGCGGCTGGGCGTGCCGTACAGCAACGCGGACGTGGACGGCGCCGAGGCGCGACAGAAGCGTCAGGCGGAGGGCATCACCGCGGACCTGGCGGCGCAGGGCGTCCAGGTGGCGTGGGATTCGGAGATGGTGGCCATCATCTCCTACCTCCAGCGCCTGGGCCGTGGGCCGCAGGACCTGCCCGCGCCGCCGGAGAAGGCGCCCGCGCCGCCGGACCGTCTGCCTGCCGCCACCATCGCCAGTGAGGAGGGCCGCTGA
- a CDS encoding heavy metal translocating P-type ATPase has product MPASTTSEPAPAACLHCGSPVPPGGAARDFCCVGCEAVHGLLVEQGLTRYYQLAQGKTAPAPEPRKERAFAWLEPLMSRAESTPGPLCALELDVQGIHCAACVWLMNELFRRQPGGAGLTVDPALGKVRMLWRRGAFDVAEFLRGVEGFGYLFGPSRKRPERTSLDLPIRLGICAALSMNVMLFSVSFYVGLTPEDGDVFRLFTRLSLWLSSAVVVVGGWPFFRSALQGLRRGVLHLDLPIALGILLVFGMSLAQARGGRGDLAYFDTLNTFVTLMLVGRWLQQRVLERNRRFLLDDDGAEGLFVRREEGARLATVRAAEVADGDVLVIAPGDLVPVDAVLLDSGARVSTDWITGEPGERAVGQGGALPAGAFNAGRKAVRVQAKQAFTDSPLVALLRRAPTGVGGPALHTRFWDRVSRRWVVTVLFVSALGLALWWPAGPDKALEVAVALLVVTCPCAIGIATPLAYELVQARLRRGGFFIRSTDLLDRLPRVRKVLFDKTGTLTLGRLELVDRAAVAGLTPASRDIAFDLVSRSNHPASRCLAAALAREGARFNSEARVSELAGQGLELNREGVRWRLGRADWATEAVDTGLPDHEPMDGASRAWGGPASRHSRPSGRVEVLLSGSGLAAGPVLTRDGVPVAFFQLRESVRPDARREVQALQGEGREVWLISGDSQGRVNDMAAALGISTQRTLSGQRPEDKAEAVAKLDAADTLYLGDGVNDSLAFERALCAGTPAIDRPVMPGKSDFFLLGEGLGAIREALRLSARLRQVVRRLLVLAVSYNVVAVAVCLAGWMTPLRAAVAMPATSLATVLFTVWWLSASRERAAASPTPPLREVPA; this is encoded by the coding sequence ATGCCTGCCTCCACGACATCGGAGCCTGCTCCGGCCGCCTGTCTCCACTGCGGCAGCCCCGTTCCTCCGGGGGGCGCGGCGCGCGACTTCTGCTGTGTGGGGTGCGAGGCCGTGCACGGCCTGCTCGTGGAGCAGGGGCTCACGCGCTACTACCAGCTCGCGCAAGGAAAGACAGCGCCCGCGCCTGAGCCGCGCAAGGAACGCGCGTTCGCGTGGCTGGAGCCGCTCATGAGCCGCGCGGAGTCGACTCCTGGCCCCTTGTGCGCGCTCGAGCTGGACGTGCAGGGCATCCACTGCGCCGCATGTGTGTGGCTGATGAACGAGCTGTTCCGCCGGCAGCCGGGCGGGGCGGGTCTGACGGTGGACCCGGCCCTGGGCAAGGTGCGGATGCTGTGGCGGCGCGGCGCTTTCGACGTGGCGGAGTTCCTTCGCGGCGTGGAGGGCTTTGGCTACCTCTTCGGACCCAGCCGCAAGCGCCCGGAGCGCACGAGCCTGGACCTGCCCATCCGCCTGGGCATCTGCGCCGCGCTGTCGATGAACGTGATGCTGTTCTCGGTGAGCTTCTACGTGGGGCTCACGCCGGAGGATGGCGATGTCTTCCGTCTCTTCACACGGCTGAGTCTGTGGCTGTCGTCCGCGGTCGTGGTGGTGGGAGGCTGGCCCTTCTTCCGCTCCGCGCTTCAGGGCTTGCGGCGCGGCGTGCTGCACCTGGACCTGCCCATTGCCCTGGGCATCCTGCTGGTGTTCGGCATGTCGCTGGCGCAGGCGCGCGGAGGGCGCGGCGACCTGGCGTACTTCGACACGCTCAACACCTTCGTCACGCTGATGCTGGTGGGACGGTGGCTCCAGCAGCGTGTGTTGGAGCGCAACCGGCGCTTCCTGCTGGATGACGACGGGGCGGAGGGGCTCTTCGTGCGCAGGGAAGAGGGCGCGCGGCTCGCCACCGTGCGCGCCGCCGAGGTGGCCGACGGCGACGTGCTGGTGATTGCGCCGGGGGACCTGGTGCCGGTGGACGCGGTGCTGCTCGATTCGGGGGCCCGCGTGTCCACGGATTGGATTACGGGCGAGCCCGGCGAGCGCGCGGTGGGGCAGGGCGGTGCGTTGCCCGCGGGCGCGTTCAACGCCGGGCGCAAGGCCGTGCGTGTCCAGGCGAAGCAGGCGTTCACCGACTCGCCGCTGGTGGCGTTGCTCCGCCGGGCGCCCACGGGCGTGGGGGGCCCCGCGCTGCACACCCGCTTCTGGGACCGCGTGTCGCGCCGCTGGGTCGTCACGGTGCTCTTCGTCTCCGCGTTGGGGCTCGCGCTGTGGTGGCCCGCCGGGCCGGACAAGGCGCTGGAGGTAGCGGTGGCGTTGCTGGTGGTGACGTGCCCGTGCGCCATCGGTATCGCCACGCCGCTGGCCTACGAGTTGGTCCAGGCGCGCCTGCGCCGCGGCGGCTTCTTCATCCGGAGCACGGACCTGCTGGACCGGCTGCCGCGCGTGCGAAAGGTGCTCTTCGACAAGACGGGGACGCTGACGCTGGGACGGCTGGAGTTGGTGGACCGCGCCGCCGTGGCGGGGTTGACGCCCGCGTCGCGCGACATCGCCTTCGACCTGGTGTCGCGCAGCAACCACCCCGCCAGTCGCTGCCTCGCGGCCGCGCTGGCTCGGGAAGGCGCGCGCTTCAATTCGGAGGCGCGTGTGTCGGAGCTCGCGGGCCAGGGGCTCGAGCTGAATCGAGAAGGCGTGCGCTGGCGGCTGGGCCGCGCGGACTGGGCCACCGAAGCGGTGGACACAGGGCTGCCGGACCACGAGCCCATGGATGGCGCGTCGCGTGCGTGGGGCGGCCCCGCGAGCCGCCACTCCAGGCCGAGTGGGCGAGTGGAGGTCCTCCTCTCCGGTTCGGGCCTCGCCGCGGGCCCGGTGCTGACCCGTGACGGCGTGCCAGTGGCCTTCTTCCAGCTCCGGGAGTCGGTACGTCCCGACGCGCGCCGTGAGGTCCAGGCGCTCCAGGGAGAGGGCCGCGAGGTGTGGCTCATCTCCGGGGACAGCCAGGGCCGCGTGAATGACATGGCCGCCGCGCTGGGCATTTCCACCCAGCGCACCCTGAGTGGCCAGCGTCCCGAGGACAAGGCGGAGGCCGTCGCGAAGCTGGACGCGGCGGACACGCTGTACCTGGGCGACGGCGTCAACGACAGCCTCGCCTTCGAGCGAGCCCTCTGCGCGGGTACGCCCGCCATCGACCGGCCGGTGATGCCCGGCAAGAGCGACTTCTTCCTCCTGGGCGAAGGCCTGGGCGCCATCCGCGAGGCACTGCGGTTGTCGGCCCGGTTGCGCCAGGTGGTGCGCCGGCTGCTGGTCCTGGCGGTGAGCTACAACGTGGTGGCCGTCGCCGTGTGCCTCGCGGGTTGGATGACGCCCCTGCGCGCCGCCGTGGCCATGCCCGCCACCAGTCTGGCCACCGTGCTCTTCACGGTGTGGTGGCTGTCCGCCTCACGCGAGCGCGCTGCCGCCTCGCCCACGCCGCCGCTTCGGGAGGTGCCGGCATGA
- a CDS encoding sulfite exporter TauE/SafE family protein has translation MSPEPAALASLLHTSEPTVIAGALGAFVVGLTGSVHCLLMCGPLACAGLPSVPGPERRRAVVAYQGARLGAYALVGGALGMLGGGVTQTLAVSTRPYLPWLMAVALVASALELGKRLRPLPGMANLARHVTRWGAKFSWTGRASAMGAVTPLLPCGLLYGVFAVALASGSFGGGALVLAAFALGGLPALLGAQLQAALWKHRPKWMSLLLQRAVPLAAAAVLVYRAVSVNAGGASCH, from the coding sequence ATGTCGCCCGAACCGGCCGCACTCGCCTCGCTGCTGCACACCTCCGAACCCACCGTCATCGCCGGCGCACTGGGCGCCTTCGTGGTGGGGCTCACGGGGAGCGTGCATTGCCTCCTCATGTGCGGACCGCTGGCCTGCGCGGGTCTCCCCAGCGTGCCGGGCCCCGAGCGCCGCCGGGCCGTCGTCGCCTACCAGGGAGCGCGCCTGGGCGCCTATGCCCTCGTAGGCGGCGCACTGGGCATGCTGGGTGGAGGCGTCACCCAGACGCTGGCGGTCTCCACCCGCCCCTACCTTCCCTGGCTGATGGCGGTGGCGCTGGTCGCGTCCGCGCTGGAGCTGGGCAAGCGCCTGCGCCCGCTGCCGGGCATGGCGAACCTCGCGCGGCATGTCACGCGCTGGGGCGCAAAGTTTTCGTGGACGGGCCGCGCGAGCGCAATGGGTGCGGTCACACCGCTGCTGCCCTGTGGCCTCCTCTATGGCGTCTTCGCGGTGGCGCTGGCGAGCGGTTCGTTCGGAGGCGGAGCGCTGGTGCTCGCCGCGTTCGCGCTCGGCGGCCTGCCCGCCCTGCTGGGGGCGCAGCTTCAGGCGGCGCTGTGGAAGCACCGTCCGAAGTGGATGTCCCTGCTGCTCCAACGGGCGGTGCCGCTGGCGGCGGCGGCGGTGCTCGTCTACCGCGCGGTGAGCGTGAACGCCGGTGGAGCCAGCTGTCACTGA
- a CDS encoding potassium channel family protein — MKRIIVVGLGNFGSVIAARLHEQGHDVIAIDPRPAVVDALGARVSKAMVGDATQRQVLEEVGARGADAAIISTGEDLSASILALLALRDTGIQDIYVKVRSDDHARIANALGATESIFPERESALGLASRITSGRLLQYVQLGTEFGLQEMPVPEAWYGKSLRVLALPQRYRVHVVAVHDVLQDRMLPVPDPDRLLTPSDALLVAGEPSALEAVAALR; from the coding sequence ATGAAGCGCATCATCGTGGTGGGCCTGGGCAACTTCGGCTCGGTCATCGCCGCGCGCCTGCATGAGCAGGGGCATGACGTCATCGCCATCGACCCGCGACCGGCGGTGGTGGACGCCCTGGGCGCGCGCGTGTCCAAGGCCATGGTGGGGGACGCCACGCAGCGCCAGGTGTTGGAGGAGGTGGGCGCGCGGGGGGCGGACGCCGCCATCATCTCCACGGGAGAGGACCTTTCGGCCAGCATCCTCGCGCTGCTCGCCCTGCGGGACACGGGCATCCAGGACATCTACGTGAAGGTCCGCTCGGATGACCATGCGCGCATTGCCAACGCGCTGGGGGCCACCGAGAGCATCTTCCCCGAGCGGGAGAGCGCCCTGGGACTGGCCAGCCGCATCACCAGCGGCCGGCTCCTTCAGTACGTGCAGCTGGGAACGGAGTTCGGCCTTCAGGAGATGCCCGTGCCGGAGGCCTGGTATGGCAAGAGCCTGCGTGTGCTCGCCCTGCCGCAGCGCTACCGCGTGCACGTGGTCGCCGTGCATGACGTGCTCCAGGACCGCATGCTCCCGGTGCCGGACCCGGACCGGCTGCTCACCCCATCCGACGCGTTGCTCGTCGCGGGTGAGCCCTCCGCGCTCGAGGCAGTGGCCGCGCTGCGCTGA